One genomic region from Terriglobus aquaticus encodes:
- a CDS encoding SDR family NAD(P)-dependent oxidoreductase: protein MRLDGKRALVTGAGRGIGLAAAAALAEAGAHVVLLARSAGEIEAASQAIRQNGGSAEALACDVLDLPAVQQAIADQTPFDILVNNAGTNRPAPFSSVTIEDFDAVLNLNLRSAFFVAQAVAQRMIASQVRGSLIHITSQMGHVGGRERTVYCASKWAMEGMSKSIALDLASHGIRSNTIAPTFIETELTRPFLQANDFQNFALSKIKLGRLGTVEDLMGAVVFLASSASALITGTSIVVDGGWTAD from the coding sequence ATGCGACTCGATGGAAAGCGCGCGCTGGTCACCGGTGCCGGCCGTGGCATCGGCCTTGCCGCCGCGGCGGCGCTGGCGGAGGCGGGCGCGCACGTAGTTCTGCTTGCACGCTCTGCTGGAGAAATCGAAGCCGCGTCACAGGCCATTCGGCAAAACGGCGGCTCCGCGGAAGCCCTGGCCTGCGACGTGCTGGATCTCCCGGCCGTGCAGCAGGCTATTGCGGACCAGACCCCGTTCGACATCCTCGTGAACAACGCCGGAACGAACCGGCCCGCGCCATTCTCCAGCGTCACGATCGAGGACTTCGACGCCGTTCTCAACCTCAATCTGCGCTCCGCCTTTTTCGTCGCACAGGCAGTGGCGCAGCGCATGATCGCGTCACAGGTTCGCGGCTCCCTCATTCACATCACTTCGCAAATGGGTCACGTGGGCGGCCGCGAGCGCACCGTCTACTGCGCCTCGAAGTGGGCAATGGAGGGCATGAGCAAATCGATTGCGCTCGACCTTGCATCACACGGCATCCGCTCCAATACGATCGCTCCCACCTTCATCGAAACCGAACTGACTCGGCCGTTCCTGCAGGCGAACGACTTCCAGAACTTCGCGCTTAGCAAGATCAAACTCGGCCGTCTCGGAACGGTTGAAGACCTGATGGGCGCCGTCGTCTTTCTCGCGTCATCAGCCTCTGCTCTCATCACCGGCACCAGCATCGTCGTCGATGGCGGTTGGACCGCCGACTAG
- a CDS encoding cobalamin-independent methionine synthase II family protein yields MPDRILTTHVGSLPRSREVTDLIFAQERGEFIEPADFDRVIGEAVDACVARQVESGVDLVSDGEMSKISYATYIKDRITGFDGDSPRTPPADLEAFPSFLERQARGGGTPTYRRPRCVGEIHPRTLAPLDEDVAHLKHAIAAHKPNGAFMNAASPGVIALFQPNDFYPTQDAYLEALAEAMRPEYEAIVAAGFILQLDSPDLGLGRHMMYKDRSEPEYLQLIERHVDVLNHALRNVPGDRVRMHVCWGNYEGPHHCDVEMGTILPVLMKAKPQGLLFETANPRHQHDWTYFRDMLSVVPEDRVLIPGVIDSTTNFIEHPQVVALRIQQFADIVGRERVQAGTDCGFSTFAGYGAVDPEIVYAKLATLAEGAAIASERMWKAA; encoded by the coding sequence ATGCCCGACCGTATTCTGACCACGCACGTAGGTTCGCTGCCGCGCAGCCGCGAAGTCACCGACCTGATCTTTGCGCAGGAGCGCGGCGAGTTCATCGAGCCCGCTGACTTCGACCGCGTAATCGGCGAGGCCGTGGACGCCTGTGTCGCGCGCCAGGTCGAGTCCGGCGTCGATCTCGTCTCCGACGGGGAGATGTCGAAGATCTCGTACGCTACCTACATCAAGGACCGCATCACCGGGTTCGATGGCGACAGCCCGCGCACGCCGCCTGCTGACCTGGAAGCGTTTCCGAGCTTTCTGGAGCGGCAGGCACGCGGTGGTGGCACGCCTACCTATCGCCGTCCGCGCTGTGTTGGCGAGATCCATCCCAGGACGCTCGCTCCGCTGGACGAAGACGTCGCTCACCTGAAGCATGCCATCGCTGCTCACAAGCCGAACGGTGCCTTCATGAACGCGGCATCGCCCGGCGTGATCGCGCTGTTCCAGCCGAACGACTTCTATCCCACGCAGGACGCCTACCTGGAAGCTCTCGCGGAGGCGATGCGGCCCGAGTACGAGGCCATTGTCGCCGCGGGCTTCATTCTGCAGCTCGACAGTCCCGACTTAGGCCTGGGCCGCCACATGATGTACAAGGACCGCAGCGAGCCCGAGTACCTGCAACTGATCGAGCGGCATGTGGACGTGCTGAATCATGCCCTGCGCAACGTGCCCGGCGACCGTGTTCGCATGCACGTGTGCTGGGGTAACTACGAGGGCCCGCACCACTGCGACGTGGAGATGGGCACCATCCTGCCGGTGCTGATGAAGGCCAAGCCGCAGGGCCTGCTGTTTGAAACGGCAAACCCGCGCCACCAGCATGACTGGACCTACTTCCGCGACATGCTCAGCGTCGTGCCGGAGGATCGCGTGCTGATCCCCGGCGTGATCGACTCGACCACCAACTTCATCGAGCACCCACAGGTTGTCGCGCTGCGCATCCAGCAGTTTGCGGACATCGTGGGCCGCGAGCGCGTGCAGGCCGGCACCGATTGCGGCTTCTCCACCTTTGCCGGGTATGGCGCTGTGGACCCGGAGATCGTCTACGCAAAGCTGGCGACGCTTGCGGAGGGCGCTGCGATCGCCAGCGAACGCATGTGGAAGGCCGCGTGA
- a CDS encoding HpcH/HpaI aldolase family protein, whose protein sequence is MIQQSLKDRLAAREVIVGTFVKTPSPIVAEVLALTPLDCICLDAEHAPFDRGTLDTCILAARAGGMDSLVRIPSAAPEHILNALDCGATGVVVPHVRSAEQAEAIAKAAHYGNGGRGYAGSSRAAGYNTVAMAQHQQNSAARTVVIAQIEDPEAVDDIEAIARVSGVDALFIGRVDLTVAYGAESQDDPRVVAAVDRIVTAAVAADKPVGMFLARVEDVPHWRERGATLFLLGSDHTFLLAGARDLAARVKH, encoded by the coding sequence GTGATCCAGCAATCTCTCAAGGACAGGCTTGCCGCGCGCGAGGTCATCGTCGGCACCTTCGTCAAGACGCCCTCACCGATCGTTGCGGAAGTGCTGGCGCTTACGCCGTTGGACTGCATCTGCCTCGACGCGGAACATGCGCCGTTTGACCGCGGCACGCTCGACACCTGCATCCTCGCAGCGCGTGCGGGCGGTATGGATTCGCTTGTTCGCATCCCATCCGCCGCGCCGGAGCACATCCTGAACGCGCTGGACTGCGGCGCAACCGGCGTCGTCGTTCCGCATGTCCGCTCTGCCGAGCAGGCCGAAGCCATCGCCAAGGCCGCTCACTACGGCAACGGCGGTCGAGGCTATGCGGGATCGTCGCGAGCCGCTGGCTACAACACGGTCGCCATGGCGCAGCACCAGCAGAACAGCGCCGCCCGCACCGTGGTCATCGCGCAGATCGAAGATCCCGAAGCGGTGGACGACATCGAAGCCATCGCTCGCGTTTCGGGCGTCGATGCCCTCTTCATTGGCCGCGTCGATCTGACCGTCGCGTACGGTGCGGAAAGCCAGGACGACCCGCGCGTGGTCGCCGCGGTAGACCGCATCGTGACCGCCGCCGTTGCCGCGGACAAGCCGGTGGGCATGTTCCTCGCCCGCGTCGAAGACGTGCCGCACTGGCGGGAACGCGGAGCGACACTCTTCCTCCTCGGCTCCGATCACACCTTCCTGCTGGCGGGTGCTCGCGATCTCGCAGCGCGCGTGAAACACTAA
- the hisD gene encoding histidinol dehydrogenase: MSTEQFPAGFEGRVRYTKAPGRSSVADTADVVGLVQEILREVQNRGDAAIREYSQRFDKADLDQFEVSAADRQAAVDALEKQTREDTEFAIENVRRFAQAQLGTIQPLEIEALPGLHLGHRVIPIERVGAYVPGGRFPLLSAPIMTIVPGKVAGCDEVVACLPPNAHQAMIAGCHLSGADRIFRIGGAQAIAAMAFGTESVPQVNKIVGPGNAFVNEAKRQVFGPVGIDQLAGPSEIFVVADSTGKPDLIATDLLAQAEHDVRTRVGLITTDEKLALATADEVQKQLETLSTAKIAAESWANYGEITLCADEAAMIAYSDFIAAEHLQVHTAEPREFAKKLRNYGSLFIGENASVVYSDKCVGTNHTLPTMHAGRYTGGLWVGSYVKIATHQWLDDSAVGLVAGPATRQSASEGLEGHRRAAAARVDRKAATFAALTR, from the coding sequence ATGAGCACGGAGCAGTTTCCGGCAGGCTTTGAAGGACGGGTGCGCTATACCAAGGCACCGGGGCGCAGTTCCGTTGCAGACACAGCCGATGTCGTCGGCCTGGTGCAGGAGATCCTGCGTGAGGTGCAGAACCGCGGTGACGCCGCAATCCGCGAGTACTCGCAGCGCTTCGACAAAGCCGACCTTGATCAATTCGAGGTCAGTGCAGCCGACCGGCAGGCCGCCGTGGATGCACTCGAAAAGCAGACCCGTGAAGACACCGAGTTCGCCATCGAAAACGTGCGCCGCTTCGCGCAGGCGCAGCTCGGCACTATCCAGCCGCTCGAAATCGAAGCGCTGCCCGGCCTGCACCTGGGCCATCGGGTCATCCCCATCGAGCGCGTGGGCGCCTACGTTCCCGGTGGCCGCTTCCCCCTGCTCTCCGCGCCCATCATGACAATCGTTCCGGGCAAGGTCGCGGGCTGCGATGAGGTCGTCGCCTGCCTGCCGCCGAATGCGCATCAGGCGATGATCGCGGGCTGCCATCTGTCCGGCGCAGACCGCATCTTCCGCATCGGCGGCGCACAGGCCATCGCGGCCATGGCGTTCGGCACGGAGTCGGTGCCGCAGGTGAACAAGATCGTCGGTCCCGGTAATGCGTTCGTGAACGAGGCCAAGCGCCAGGTGTTCGGACCGGTCGGCATCGACCAGCTCGCCGGACCGTCGGAGATCTTCGTGGTGGCCGACAGCACCGGCAAGCCCGACCTGATCGCCACCGATCTGCTGGCGCAGGCCGAGCACGACGTGCGCACCCGCGTGGGCCTGATCACCACGGACGAGAAGCTCGCTCTTGCCACCGCGGACGAGGTACAGAAGCAGCTCGAGACGCTCTCCACCGCGAAGATCGCCGCGGAAAGCTGGGCCAACTACGGCGAGATCACGCTCTGTGCCGATGAAGCCGCGATGATCGCCTACTCCGACTTCATCGCTGCCGAGCACCTGCAGGTGCACACCGCAGAGCCGCGCGAATTCGCGAAGAAGCTGCGCAACTACGGCTCACTGTTCATTGGCGAAAACGCCAGCGTGGTTTACAGCGACAAGTGCGTGGGCACGAATCACACGCTGCCCACCATGCACGCCGGCCGCTACACCGGCGGCCTGTGGGTCGGCTCGTATGTGAAGATCGCGACGCACCAGTGGCTCGACGACAGCGCCGTTGGCCTGGTCGCTGGGCCCGCAACGCGTCAGAGCGCCAGCGAGGGCCTGGAGGGCCATCGCCGCGCCGCCGCTGCCCGCGTGGATCGCAAGGCAGCCACCTTCGCCGCGCTCACGCGGTAG
- a CDS encoding cupin domain-containing protein, translating to MSAINPSAWTLEAMRERLVRYADLQACRTAFIDTRTPGSTEKENFTIIGPGVSESPDQHVHIREKHGFNIGGARQPFGCVNSQHSHDTAEVFVVHTGHWRLHFGPNKEDGSLDIGPGDVASVPIHMFRGFSKLDQGKGFLWMPLGQDDPGKVTWAPAVFKAAEDHGLKLAKGGKLIDTTSGNYELKEVELETPPSEAALEQLKTPSLEQLERCVVRAEQMVANPQSPLAGEGVEEAGVIVPQETPDHFPAGPIAGWWPHDFNLRRLTLQTGAYVPLHARKEVEVLFVQSGTVEVGWKNGDGEESLLMGAGDTLSMPVGVQHSFRNTSSAPAVLFVVRGTEQPQMPVFASAPIEELAGASA from the coding sequence ATGTCAGCAATAAATCCTTCCGCCTGGACGCTTGAGGCGATGCGCGAACGCCTGGTTCGCTATGCCGACCTGCAGGCCTGCCGCACGGCGTTCATTGATACGCGCACGCCCGGATCCACGGAGAAGGAGAACTTCACCATCATCGGGCCCGGAGTGTCGGAGAGCCCGGACCAGCATGTGCACATCCGCGAGAAGCATGGCTTCAACATCGGTGGGGCGCGGCAGCCGTTTGGCTGCGTGAACTCACAACACAGCCACGACACGGCCGAGGTGTTCGTAGTGCACACGGGCCACTGGCGGCTGCACTTTGGGCCCAATAAGGAAGATGGATCGCTCGACATTGGTCCGGGCGATGTCGCCTCCGTGCCGATCCATATGTTCCGCGGCTTCAGCAAGCTGGACCAGGGCAAGGGCTTTCTGTGGATGCCGTTAGGGCAGGACGATCCCGGCAAGGTGACGTGGGCGCCCGCGGTGTTCAAGGCGGCGGAAGATCACGGCCTGAAGCTCGCGAAGGGCGGCAAGCTGATTGACACGACCAGTGGCAACTACGAATTGAAGGAAGTCGAGTTGGAGACGCCACCGAGCGAAGCGGCTTTGGAGCAGTTAAAGACGCCGTCGCTGGAGCAGCTTGAGCGTTGCGTTGTCCGCGCCGAGCAGATGGTGGCGAATCCCCAGTCGCCGCTGGCCGGCGAGGGCGTGGAAGAAGCTGGCGTGATCGTGCCGCAGGAGACGCCGGACCACTTCCCGGCGGGGCCGATTGCGGGATGGTGGCCGCATGACTTTAACCTGCGCCGGCTGACGCTGCAGACGGGTGCCTATGTGCCGCTGCATGCGCGCAAGGAGGTTGAGGTGTTGTTCGTCCAGAGCGGCACGGTGGAAGTCGGCTGGAAGAACGGTGATGGGGAAGAGTCCCTGCTGATGGGTGCGGGCGATACGCTGTCGATGCCCGTGGGCGTGCAGCACAGTTTCCGGAACACCTCGTCGGCACCGGCGGTACTCTTCGTGGTGCGTGGCACCGAGCAGCCACAGATGCCGGTATTTGCTTCGGCACCGATTGAGGAACTGGCGGGCGCAAGCGCGTAA
- a CDS encoding alpha/beta fold hydrolase — protein MDLPLVLLPGTLCDARIFEPLLKRLGAQNTHVFLTAEAPSLEQAAEEVLATAPARFALVGFSLGGMVAMEAVLRAPTRVCGLALLSTTPLAVPPERLASRREAVSLAASMPMARFVREHLWPDYGGQPNDTQLLPLLQDMATALGHTAFARQTQQALGRSDFCKRLSAVKCPALIVSGEADPLCPPAAQQYLARALPHSTSVLLPAAGHFAVYEQADEIASAVAAWFQPISSAQHKAWLASGMHQGDEPMKRESE, from the coding sequence ATGGACCTACCGCTGGTATTGCTGCCCGGAACCCTGTGCGACGCCCGCATTTTTGAGCCCCTGCTGAAAAGGCTCGGCGCGCAGAACACGCACGTTTTTCTCACAGCCGAAGCGCCGTCCCTTGAGCAGGCCGCAGAGGAGGTCCTCGCCACGGCGCCCGCGCGCTTTGCCCTTGTCGGCTTCTCGCTCGGCGGCATGGTGGCCATGGAGGCGGTGCTGCGCGCACCCACCCGTGTCTGTGGCCTCGCTCTGCTCAGCACCACGCCGCTGGCGGTGCCGCCAGAACGCCTTGCCAGCCGCCGCGAGGCCGTAAGTCTGGCGGCCTCCATGCCCATGGCGCGATTCGTGCGCGAACATCTGTGGCCCGACTACGGCGGCCAGCCGAACGACACCCAACTGCTGCCGCTGCTGCAAGACATGGCAACAGCGCTCGGTCACACCGCCTTCGCTCGGCAGACGCAGCAGGCACTCGGGCGATCTGACTTCTGCAAGCGCCTCAGCGCTGTCAAATGCCCGGCCCTCATCGTCTCTGGCGAAGCGGATCCCTTGTGCCCGCCAGCCGCCCAGCAATATCTCGCCCGCGCACTTCCCCACAGCACGAGCGTGTTGCTTCCCGCAGCCGGACACTTCGCCGTGTACGAACAAGCGGACGAAATCGCCTCGGCTGTGGCAGCATGGTTCCAACCCATCTCCTCCGCACAGCACAAGGCCTGGCTCGCATCCGGCATGCACCAGGGCGACGAACCGATGAAACGAGAGTCCGAGTGA
- a CDS encoding nuclear transport factor 2 family protein: MSQQQTAANTNASQADEAQQDGKVLQVERRDFTELVPNDRPRVQSMRGFDPVYTDIVDYIVRCTHRIWDERDVGLIYTHYTHNCVLYGVLGTMYDRESIVRETIQRIVELPDRRGMATSIVWRGDDVNGFYTSHMTHGTGRHTEYGIFGKPTGRTFVTRTIVDCMIVENKIYREWVARDNMAQLVQLGIDPHEYAATIAQRKFDAGEAVVEISENRRLLGQYPPETEPDLSLAHTELEAEVMRWLHHIFNKRMFGKIGEIYASNCQWHGPLMRELYGPAAVMQQTMRLVAMIPDCAYVPQHICSVESEEGGTKVAIRWVMDGHHLGYGSLGAPTGHKLVVMGFTHLHIRDGKIVDEWTLYDELSMLVQLKLGALHRAAA, from the coding sequence GTGAGCCAGCAGCAAACCGCCGCAAACACAAACGCGTCGCAGGCAGACGAGGCGCAGCAGGACGGCAAAGTTCTACAGGTCGAGCGCCGCGACTTCACCGAGCTCGTCCCCAACGACCGTCCCCGTGTGCAGAGCATGCGCGGCTTCGATCCGGTCTACACCGACATCGTCGACTACATCGTTCGTTGCACGCACCGCATTTGGGACGAGCGCGATGTGGGCCTCATCTACACGCACTACACGCACAACTGCGTCCTCTACGGAGTGCTCGGCACCATGTACGACCGCGAAAGCATCGTCCGCGAAACGATCCAGCGCATCGTCGAGTTGCCCGATCGCCGTGGCATGGCAACGTCCATCGTGTGGCGCGGCGACGATGTGAACGGCTTCTACACCTCGCACATGACGCACGGCACCGGACGCCATACCGAGTACGGCATCTTCGGCAAGCCGACGGGCCGCACGTTTGTCACACGCACCATCGTCGATTGCATGATCGTGGAGAACAAGATCTACCGCGAGTGGGTCGCCCGCGACAACATGGCGCAGTTGGTTCAACTCGGCATCGACCCGCACGAGTATGCCGCGACCATCGCGCAACGAAAGTTCGACGCCGGCGAAGCTGTTGTTGAGATCTCAGAAAATCGCCGTCTGCTGGGTCAGTACCCACCCGAAACCGAACCGGATCTTTCGCTCGCACACACCGAGCTGGAAGCGGAAGTCATGCGCTGGCTTCATCACATCTTCAACAAGCGCATGTTCGGCAAGATCGGCGAGATCTACGCCTCGAACTGCCAGTGGCACGGACCGCTGATGCGTGAGCTCTATGGTCCCGCCGCGGTCATGCAGCAGACCATGCGCCTGGTCGCGATGATCCCTGACTGCGCTTACGTTCCGCAGCACATCTGCTCGGTCGAAAGCGAAGAGGGCGGCACCAAGGTCGCGATTCGCTGGGTGATGGACGGCCATCACCTTGGCTACGGTTCGCTGGGCGCGCCCACGGGTCACAAGCTGGTCGTGATGGGCTTTACGCATTTGCACATTCGTGACGGCAAAATCGTCGACGAATGGACGCTCTACGACGAGCTCTCCATGCTCGTCCAACTGAAGCTCGGCGCTCTGCACCGCGCAGCCGCGTAG